The region CTGACAACACGCTGAAACGCACACCGGTGCGCATTGGCGCCTTTGGCGAGAAAACCGTGCCGGTCCTCGAAGGCTTGGCCCCCACCGACTGGGTGATTGCAGCGGGCGTGCATGTGCTTCATGAGGGCCAGCAAGTGCGCCCGGTGGATCGCTCCAACCGAGTTGTGAATCTGGCGGCCAAGGAGTAGTCCCCGATGGGTTTCAATCTTTCCGAATGGGCGTTGCGTAATCGCCAGATCGTACTGTTCCTGATGATCCTGCTGGCTGTGGTCGGCACTCTGTCCTACACCAAGCTGGGGCAAAGCGAAGACCCACCGTTCACGTTCAAGGCCATGGTCATCAAGACCAATTGGCCCGGGGCCACCGCCCAGGAAGTCTCGCGCCAGGTCACCGAGCGTATCGAGAAAAAACTCATGGAGACTGGCGACTACGAGCGCATCGTTTCCTTCTCGCGGCCCGGTGAGTCGCAAGTCACCTTTGTGGCCCGCGACTCGATGCACTCCGCGCAGATTCCGGACCTGTGGTACCAGGTGCGCAAGAAGATCAGTGACATTCGCCAGACCTTGCCGCCGGACATCCAGGGGCCGTTTTTCAACGATGAGTTCGGCACCACCTTCGGCAATATCTACGCGCTGACCGGCGATGGCTTCGACTACGCCGTGCTCAAGGACTACGCCGATCGCATCCAGATTCAACTGCAGCGTGTGCCGGATGTGGGCAAGGTCGAGCTGCTTGGGCTGCAGGACGAGAAAATCTGGATCGAGCTGTCCAACCTCAAACTGGCCACCCTCGGCCTGCCCCTGGCGGCAGTGCAGCAGGCATTGCAGGAGCAGAACGCCGTGTCTACGGCCGGCTTCTTTGAAACCCCGACCGAACGTGTGCAACTGCGCGTGTCAGGCAACTTCAAAACTGTGGATGAGATCCGCAGTTTCCCGATTCGCGTGGGTGACCGCACGTTCCGCATTGGAGACGTGGCCGACATCCACCGTGGCTTCAACGACCCACCGGCACCGCGCATGCGTTATATGGGCGCGGACGCCATCGGCCTGGCCGTGGCCATGCGTGATGGCGGCGACATTCTGGTATTGGGCAAGGCCCTCGAAGGCGAATTCGCACGCCTGCAGAAGAACCTTCCGGCTGGCATGGAACTGCGCAAGGTGTCGGACCAGCCGGCGGCAGTGAAAACCAGCGTCGGTGAATTCGTCCAAGTATTGGCCGAGGCGTTGGCCATCGTCTTGCTGGTGAGCTTTTTCTCACTTGGGGTGCGCACCGGTATGGTCGTGGCCCTGGCGATTCCGCTGGTGCTGGCGATGACCTTTGCAACCATGTATTACCTCGGTATCGGCCTGCACAAAATCTCCCTCGGTGCGTTGGTGCTGGCCTTGGGGTTGCTGGTCGACGACGCCATCATCGCCGTGGAAATGATGGCGATCAAAATGGAGCAGGGTTACGACCGGATCAAGGCCGCCAGCTTTGCCTGGACCAGCACCGCGTTCCCCATGCTGACTGGCACGTTGATCACGGCGGCGGGCTTCCTGCCGATTGCCACCGCACAATCGAGCACCGGCGAATACACCCGTTCGATATTCCAGGTGGTGACCATTGCTCTGCTGGCCTCGTGGGTCGCCGCGGTGGTGTTTGTGCCGTACCTGGGAGAGAAACTCCTGCCGGACCTGGCGAAAATTCACGCGGCCAAACACGGCACCGATGGCCCCGATCCTTACGGTACGCCGTTCTACCAGCGCGTAAGACGTTTGGTTGAATGGTGTGTGCGTCGACGCAAGACAGTAATTGTCCTGACCCTGCTGCTGTTTATCGGCTCGGTGGCGCTGTTCCGATTTGTGCCGCAACAGTTCTTTCCCGCTTCCGGTCGCCTGGAGTTGATGGTTGACCTGAAACTGGCGGAAGGCGCTTCCCTGAGCAACACTGCCGACCAGGTCAAACGCCTGGAAGCCTTGCTCAAGGAGCATGCAGGCATCGAAAACTATGTGGCCTACGTCGGCACCGGTTCGCCGCGTTTCTATCTGCCCCTGGACCAGCAACTGCCGGCTGCAAGCTTCGCGCAATTTGTGGTGCTGGCCAAAACCATCGAAGAGCGCGAAAGCCTGCGCACCTGGCTGATCGAAACCCTTAACGAGCAATTCCCCGAACTGCGCTCGCGGGTCACGCGCCTGGAGAACGGCCCGCCCGTGGGCTATCCGGTGCAGTTTCGTGTGACCGGCGAACACATCGAAGAAGTCCGCGCCTTGGCCCGCAAAGTGGCGGCAAGGGTGCGCGAAAATACCCATGTGGTTAACGTGCACCTGGACTGGGAAGAACCGAGCAAAGTTGTCTACCTCAGTATCGACCAGGACCGCGCCCGTGCCCTTGGCGTAAGCACCGCCAACCTGTCGAAATTCCTGCAGAGTTCACTGACCGGTTCCACCGTCAGCCAATTTCGCGAGGACAACGAGTTGATCGAAATCCTCCTGCGCGGCACCGTGCATGAGCGCACTGAGTTGTCGTTGCTGCCGAGCCTGGCGGTGCCGACCGACAATGGCAAAAGCGTGGCGCTGTCGCAGATTGCCACCCTCGAATACGGCTTCGAAGAGGGCATTATCTGGCATCGTAACCGCCTGCCGACTGTCACCGTGCGCGCCGACATCTACGGCAAGGAACAACCGGCGACGCTGGTGCAGCAGATACTGCCAACACTCGCAGGCGTGCGTGCAGAACTGCCGGACGGCTACTTGCTCGAAGTCGGCGGCACCGTCGAGGATTCCGCCCGTGGCCAGAACTCGGTCAAGGCCGGTGTGCCTCTGTTCATTGTGGTGGTGCTGACTCTGCTGATGCTGCAACTGCGCAGTTTCTCACGCACTGCGATGGTGTTTCTGACGGCACCGCTGGGCTTGATCGGGGTGACCTTGTTCCTGCTGGTATTCCGCCAGCCCTTCGGCTTCGTCGCCATGTTGGGGACCATCGCCTTGTCGGGGATGATCATGCGCAACTCGGTGATCCTGGTGGACCAGATCGAACAGGACATCAAGGCTGGATTGGCGCCATGGCAGGCGATCATTGAAGCCACCGTCCGACGCTTCCGCCCGATTGTGCTGACAGCCCTGGCGGCGGTGCTGGCGATGATTCCGCTGTCACGCAGCGTGTTCTTTGGGCCGATGGCGGTGGCGATCATGGGAGGATTGATTGTGGCGACGGCGTTGACCCTATTGTTCTTGCCAGCCCTGTATGCTGCGTGGTTCCGAGTGAGGAAGGACGTCGCGTAATCATGCTGGCCACCGTTTCAGCCCTGATGTTGTTGTTGCTCGCCCCAGGCCCGACCAACACCCTGCTGTTCCGTGCGGGGGTGTTGTTCGGGTATCGGGCTTCGTGGACGCTGGTCTTTATCGAATGCCTGGCCTACTTGTTACAGGTGTCGGTGTGGGGCGTGGCGTTGCTTTATCTCGCGGCCTATTCGCCAGGGATGTTGAACATCACGCAACTGGCGGCGGCCTGCTACTTGTTGTATGTCTCGTTCAAGCTGTGGCAGCGCAAAAGCAGTGCTATCACTGCGACCGGGGATGGTTTTTCCGGCCTGTATTTTTTCTGGCTCACCGTGATGAACCCCAAAGGCCTGCTGATCGTTTCGTTTATCGCACCGGCCAGCGCCTTTGCTTCGCTGCAAGGCTATATAGGGTTCATGACCACCCTTGCGTTGGTGGTGATACCGGTAGGGGCTGCGTGGATCGTGCTGGGCAGCCGCTTTGAAGGCATTCAGAAGACGTGGCTCACGCCGTTGAAGATCAACCGCGCGACATCCGTGGCCATCGGCTGTTTTGCAACGATCATGATCGGGCGGCTGGCGAGTTCGGTCATTCATTGATTTACATGCTGATGCAAACAGGCATCGGCGGCTGTGGAACGTTCGCCTTTTTCACTCCACTCAGCATTGCCTGACGGACAGGCACGGGTTTCGACTTCGCCTGTTGGCGGTCGGGCCTGATTCAATGAGTTTATGGAGTGTCATATGTCGTTTTGTACTGCGATTGCTGCTTTCAAAGAGGCGTTTTTCGGGGCATTGGTGGGCAATCATTTGCCTTGCAAACAGGTTGAGACCACCAGGGCGAAGAGACCGGTGTATGGACAGCCCGGGCCTCGCCGCCCTTATTCCGCCCAGCCAGTTGTAGGGCATACCCAATCCGCCAAGCCGAGCCACGGTAAACCGCACCCACAGCCATACCCGATCTGTGAGCAGCCAGTGCCCTACAGGCCTTTGTATCCGCTGTTTCGCTAGCGCAAGACAACTGCGCCCAGGTGTGTCAGGAGCCACCTGGGCGCAGAAGAGTGAAGGGTGACTCTGAGATATTACAGCGCGCCAA is a window of Pseudomonas antarctica DNA encoding:
- a CDS encoding efflux RND transporter permease subunit, producing the protein MGFNLSEWALRNRQIVLFLMILLAVVGTLSYTKLGQSEDPPFTFKAMVIKTNWPGATAQEVSRQVTERIEKKLMETGDYERIVSFSRPGESQVTFVARDSMHSAQIPDLWYQVRKKISDIRQTLPPDIQGPFFNDEFGTTFGNIYALTGDGFDYAVLKDYADRIQIQLQRVPDVGKVELLGLQDEKIWIELSNLKLATLGLPLAAVQQALQEQNAVSTAGFFETPTERVQLRVSGNFKTVDEIRSFPIRVGDRTFRIGDVADIHRGFNDPPAPRMRYMGADAIGLAVAMRDGGDILVLGKALEGEFARLQKNLPAGMELRKVSDQPAAVKTSVGEFVQVLAEALAIVLLVSFFSLGVRTGMVVALAIPLVLAMTFATMYYLGIGLHKISLGALVLALGLLVDDAIIAVEMMAIKMEQGYDRIKAASFAWTSTAFPMLTGTLITAAGFLPIATAQSSTGEYTRSIFQVVTIALLASWVAAVVFVPYLGEKLLPDLAKIHAAKHGTDGPDPYGTPFYQRVRRLVEWCVRRRKTVIVLTLLLFIGSVALFRFVPQQFFPASGRLELMVDLKLAEGASLSNTADQVKRLEALLKEHAGIENYVAYVGTGSPRFYLPLDQQLPAASFAQFVVLAKTIEERESLRTWLIETLNEQFPELRSRVTRLENGPPVGYPVQFRVTGEHIEEVRALARKVAARVRENTHVVNVHLDWEEPSKVVYLSIDQDRARALGVSTANLSKFLQSSLTGSTVSQFREDNELIEILLRGTVHERTELSLLPSLAVPTDNGKSVALSQIATLEYGFEEGIIWHRNRLPTVTVRADIYGKEQPATLVQQILPTLAGVRAELPDGYLLEVGGTVEDSARGQNSVKAGVPLFIVVVLTLLMLQLRSFSRTAMVFLTAPLGLIGVTLFLLVFRQPFGFVAMLGTIALSGMIMRNSVILVDQIEQDIKAGLAPWQAIIEATVRRFRPIVLTALAAVLAMIPLSRSVFFGPMAVAIMGGLIVATALTLLFLPALYAAWFRVRKDVA
- a CDS encoding LysE family translocator; its protein translation is MLATVSALMLLLLAPGPTNTLLFRAGVLFGYRASWTLVFIECLAYLLQVSVWGVALLYLAAYSPGMLNITQLAAACYLLYVSFKLWQRKSSAITATGDGFSGLYFFWLTVMNPKGLLIVSFIAPASAFASLQGYIGFMTTLALVVIPVGAAWIVLGSRFEGIQKTWLTPLKINRATSVAIGCFATIMIGRLASSVIH